A part of Candidatus Deferrimicrobium borealis genomic DNA contains:
- a CDS encoding HAD-IA family hydrolase: MEFPARLLVFDLDGTLVDSKEDLANAVNVALESFDFPPLPHPTIYSYVGDGASTLIRRALPKQKADLLPEVLDRFLAYYRRHLLDTTRAYPGVIGELRKWTGFYRMAVLTNKGAAMTREILSGLSLDGYFFEVLGGDSFRTKKPDPEGLLHLLREAGVEAGDAIMIGDSGNDVQAGRAAGTVTCGVTYGLGAFGFAEHPPDFTVDRFPDLFRRIRPAG, translated from the coding sequence ATGGAATTTCCCGCCCGACTTCTGGTGTTCGACCTGGACGGCACGCTGGTGGATTCGAAGGAGGATCTCGCGAACGCCGTGAACGTGGCCCTCGAGTCGTTCGATTTTCCGCCCCTGCCGCATCCGACAATCTACTCGTACGTCGGAGACGGGGCGTCCACGCTGATCCGGCGCGCCCTACCAAAGCAGAAGGCCGACCTGCTCCCGGAGGTTCTCGACCGGTTCCTCGCGTATTACCGGAGACATCTGCTGGACACCACCCGCGCATATCCGGGAGTGATCGGGGAGCTGCGAAAATGGACGGGGTTCTACCGGATGGCCGTTCTGACGAACAAGGGAGCGGCGATGACGCGGGAGATCCTTTCGGGGCTCTCCCTCGACGGGTACTTCTTCGAGGTGCTCGGGGGGGACAGCTTCCGCACCAAGAAGCCCGACCCGGAAGGGTTGCTCCACCTCCTCCGGGAGGCGGGAGTCGAGGCGGGGGATGCCATCATGATCGGGGATTCCGGCAACGACGTGCAGGCGGGAAGGGCGGCCGGCACCGTCACCTGCGGCGTCACCTACGGCCTGGGTGCTTTCGGGTTCGCCGAGCACCCGCCCGACTTCACCGTCGACCGCTTCCCCGACCTGTTCCGTCGTATTCGGCCCGCGGGATGA
- a CDS encoding nitroreductase family protein, with amino-acid sequence MGIIGSFGDAAGNPVIHRATCTVCGECATICPVEVLSLSGGEIRIDPSRGFGCIACGQCMMVCPSDSIAVTGRKLDPGDVIDLPAPKLRATFDQVEALMFSRRSIRRFRREAVPREAIDRVIASAATAPMGIPPWEVGITVFHGRDKVRDLAWDTADAYERLLKFFESPVGALFRRTMKKPVRHQFQTFILPLGRILVDGKKKGSDYVLYDAPAALLFHASPYGDGADAFIACTYAMVAAEAMGLGTCMIGCVAPVLGRRKDLMKKHGLPVGHLPKIVLILGYPAVRFRKTIRRPFLSMRYRGE; translated from the coding sequence ATGGGAATCATCGGCAGTTTCGGAGACGCGGCAGGCAATCCTGTCATCCATCGGGCAACCTGCACCGTTTGCGGCGAATGCGCTACGATCTGCCCGGTCGAGGTCCTGTCGCTGAGCGGCGGGGAGATCCGGATCGATCCTTCCAGGGGATTCGGCTGCATCGCATGCGGCCAGTGCATGATGGTTTGCCCCTCGGACAGCATCGCCGTGACCGGCCGGAAGCTGGACCCGGGGGACGTGATCGACCTGCCGGCACCGAAACTCCGTGCGACCTTCGACCAGGTGGAGGCGCTGATGTTTTCGAGGCGCAGCATCCGCCGGTTCCGGAGAGAGGCGGTGCCGCGGGAGGCGATCGACCGGGTGATCGCCTCCGCAGCGACTGCCCCGATGGGGATCCCTCCCTGGGAGGTTGGGATCACCGTCTTCCACGGCCGGGACAAGGTCCGTGACCTGGCGTGGGATACCGCCGACGCGTACGAACGCCTCCTCAAGTTCTTCGAAAGCCCGGTGGGGGCGCTCTTCCGGAGGACCATGAAGAAGCCCGTCCGGCACCAGTTCCAAACCTTCATCCTGCCGCTGGGCCGGATCCTGGTCGATGGGAAGAAGAAGGGGTCCGATTACGTGCTGTACGACGCCCCGGCTGCGCTTCTCTTTCACGCATCGCCCTATGGAGACGGGGCGGACGCGTTCATCGCCTGTACCTATGCGATGGTCGCGGCAGAGGCGATGGGCCTGGGAACCTGTATGATCGGCTGCGTGGCGCCGGTGCTCGGGCGGAGAAAGGATCTGATGAAAAAGCACGGACTTCCGGTCGGCCACCTCCCGAAGATCGTTCTCATCCTCGGGTATCCGGCGGTCCGGTTCCGCAAGACGATCCGTCGCCCGTTCCTCTCGATGAGGTACCGTGGAGAATGA
- the bioB gene encoding biotin synthase BioB has translation MEAFWEKIREQGMSGEGIGGEDALAVLSLGGDSLWRLLDVTESVRRRFKGDGIRLCSIVNAKSGLCSEDCSFCAQSSRSSAGIGKYPLLSGEEIFREAAAAKERGAREFSIVASGLAMRNREELSRVGDAVDRIRTELGLETCVSLGTLPPSDVEYLLSRGLRSIHHNLETSRSFFPKVCTTHDYEEDVAAVRAAKAAGAWVCCGGIFGLGESPEDRVELALTLRELGVDSIPVNFLNPVPGTPLEGRRELSPMECLRIIAMLRLTNPTREIIVCGGREVNLRDLQALMFAAGATGTMVGNYLTTAGRPAEDDLRMLRDLGLAPREG, from the coding sequence ATGGAGGCGTTCTGGGAAAAGATAAGGGAGCAGGGGATGTCGGGGGAGGGGATCGGCGGTGAGGATGCCCTCGCGGTGCTTTCCCTCGGCGGCGACTCCCTGTGGCGGCTGCTGGACGTCACCGAGTCCGTCCGCCGCCGGTTCAAGGGGGACGGGATCCGCCTCTGCTCCATCGTCAACGCGAAGTCCGGGCTCTGCTCGGAGGATTGCTCCTTCTGCGCGCAGTCCAGCCGTTCCTCCGCCGGGATCGGGAAATACCCTCTCCTGTCCGGGGAGGAGATCTTCCGGGAAGCGGCGGCCGCGAAGGAGCGCGGCGCCCGGGAGTTCTCGATCGTCGCCTCCGGCCTCGCGATGCGGAACCGGGAGGAGCTGTCCCGTGTCGGGGATGCGGTGGACCGGATCCGGACGGAGTTGGGGCTGGAAACGTGCGTGAGCCTCGGGACCCTCCCCCCGTCGGACGTGGAATATCTCCTGTCGCGGGGGCTGCGGTCGATCCACCACAACCTGGAGACGTCCCGCTCCTTCTTTCCGAAGGTGTGCACCACCCATGACTACGAGGAGGACGTGGCGGCGGTGCGGGCGGCGAAGGCGGCGGGAGCGTGGGTCTGCTGCGGCGGGATCTTCGGGCTGGGCGAGTCCCCGGAAGACCGCGTGGAGCTGGCCTTGACGCTGCGGGAGCTCGGGGTCGACTCCATCCCCGTCAACTTCCTGAACCCCGTCCCCGGCACGCCGTTGGAGGGGCGCAGGGAGCTGTCCCCGATGGAGTGCCTTCGCATCATCGCGATGCTGCGCCTGACGAACCCGACGAGGGAGATCATCGTCTGCGGGGGGCGCGAGGTGAACCTGCGCGACCTTCAGGCGCTGATGTTCGCCGCGGGGGCCACCGGGACGATGGTGGGAAACTACCTCACGACGGCGGGGCGCCCGGCGGAGGACGATCTGCGGATGCTCCGCGACCTGGGGCTCGCTCCAAGAGAAGGCTAA